In Hyphomicrobiales bacterium, the sequence TCAGACTTTTTCGAGCGCGGCCGCAATCCGGTCCTTCAGCGTGAGACGCTGACGGCGCAGCGTCGCTTCGGCTTCTTCGGAGATGGCATCGAGACGGGACACGGCCCGATGAATTCGGTCATTGACCTCATCGTATTCCGTCAGAACATGCGCAAATTCCGAACTTTTCGCCTTCAGGGCATGAATGGCGTCCATCTGTTCCGGGAACTCATCACCAAGGGTATGCGGGGTATTGGACAAGGTTCTGCTCTCCTTTGTGCGGTAGCGGCCCGGCGTCAGGGCTTTTCGACGCGCGCGACGTGATAGGTGTGAAACTTGTGCCCCCGCCCGACCGAGACATATTCACCAAGGCGGAAGCATTCCTCGCCGAGGCGGAAACCGATCTCGTTGTCCCGGTCACCCTCCTCATAATCGAAATACCATTGGCCGCCGGGCTTGCGCCGCAACCGGCCAATCCCGACCGTCTCGCCCTTCTGGAAATGCCGGACGCGACAGGATTCCTGGGACTTCTTCCATTCGTGAGGATCGAGGAAGCCTTCCCGGTCGAGCGGTAACAGAAGATCGTAGCCTTCCTCACGGTCTCCGTCCGGATGCGCCTTGTCGCGCGCGAGAAGCAGCCGTACATGCCGGAAGGCTGGGGCGAGTTCCCTGGTTTCGACCAAGATCCATTTCCTCCATTTCAGCCTTTCACAGAACCCGGAAGAGGTTTCGGCGAGTTTCGCGAGAGGCTCCTGTTCCTCATACGCTATTCGTGCGGCGCCCTTCTTGATTTGGCGCAACTGAGGTCGTGGCAGACGTACACGGATGCTCGTACTCATAGGTGGAACTCCTGATCCTGCCGTGGCACGACACCCGCCCAGCCCAGTTCACGCTCGATCCGGACGCGCAGCGCCTCAGAGGCCTCCGATTCGCCGTGGACGATGAACACGCGCCGTGGCGCTCGTTTGAAGCACGAAAGCCAACGCATCAGTTCATTGCTGTCGGCATGGGCCGACAGCATGTCCAGCTGTGCGACCTCGGCGTTGATCGGCACCCAATCGCCGTGGATTTTGAGGTCCTTCGCGCCCTGTTGCAGCGTGCGCCCGCGCGTCCCAGGAGACTGGAAACCCGAGAGCAAGATCGTGCATCTCGGATCGGGGCCGAACGTTTTGAGATGATGGAGCACGCGCCCTCCGGTTGCCATGCCGGACGCAGCGATGACTATCTTCGGATAGCGGCTCGCCGTGATCGCCTTCGAGGCTTCGACATCGTTGGTGTACTGGGCGATGCCGAAGGCTTCACGGCATGTCGCGTGGTCGAGTTTATGATCGCGCGGGTGCCGGCACATCATCTCTGTTGCGTCGATAGCCATCGGACTGTCGAGGAAGATCGGTATGGATGCGAGGCGCCCGGCCAGCTTCAGTCTCCAGAAATAGTAGAGGAGCTGCTGTGCCCGGCCGACGGCAAAGGCCGGTATGACGAGCGTGCCGCCGCGCTCCACGGTGCGTTCAGCGATCGCGCCGAGTGCCTCGGCCGGATCCTCCGCCGGATGAACCCGATCGCCATAGGTTGACTCGATCACGATGTAGTCGGGCTCTCCACCCGACACGGGGTCTGGAAACAACGCATCGTCGTAGCGCCCGATATCGCCTGAAAATACCAGGCTGCGACCGCCCCAATGAATCTCGGCATGCGCGGCGCCCAGAATATGGCCGGCGTGGCGGAAACGCAGCGTCAGGCTGCTGGGCAGCGCAATCGTCTTGTCGAACGGCACGGCCGCAACATGTTCAAGAGCCCGCCGCGCATCGTGCACGCCATAGAGGGGTAAAGCGGGGGTGTGCTTCGACAAATGGTGCCGGTTGAGGAACTCGGCATCCTTCTCCTGCAGGAAGGCACTATCCATCAGGATCAGCTCGGCGACGTCCCGCGTCGACTCGGTCGCGTAGATCCTGCCGCGGAAGCCGTCCCGGACGAGCCGGGGCAGGTATCCGGAGTGATCAAGATGGGCATGCGTCAGGATGACGGCCTCGATCGTGTCCGGTTGGACCGGGAGCTTCTCCCAGTTCAGTTCGCGCAGGTTTTTGAGCCCCTGGAACAGACCGCAATCGATAAGGATATGATGGCCGTCATAGGTTAGGAGGTGCTTTGATCCTGTGACGGTTCCGGCCGCGCCGAGCGATGTCATCGTAAGCATGTGCGATCTTTCGCGGGTTTCCGTGGCAGGAGAAGATCTGGCGTCCACGCATTCGCTGCCAGGCTGTGTCACGATGCGGTGGGCGATGTTGTCCGCGATGGGAACTCTGGGCGCACTGAG encodes:
- a CDS encoding hypothetical protein (Evidence 5 : Unknown function), which produces MGHRLRRCQDDHRLARSAHAPLPHHRNRKRQLPLQEQLRETRQASQGESQKLDRNLNHKHHLGGSLLSGNPGSLLGGNQQSDFFERGRNPVLQRETLTAQRRFGFFGDGIETGHGPMNSVIDLIVFRQNMRKFRTFRLQGMNGVHLFRELITKGMRGIGQGSALLCAVAARRQGFSTRAT
- a CDS encoding conserved hypothetical protein (Evidence 4 : Unknown function but conserved in other organisms), which translates into the protein MSNTPHTLGDEFPEQMDAIHALKAKSSEFAHVLTEYDEVNDRIHRAVSRLDAISEEAEATLRRQRLTLKDRIAAALEKV
- a CDS encoding hypothetical protein (Evidence 5 : Unknown function); translated protein: MSTSIRVRLPRPQLRQIKKGAARIAYEEQEPLAKLAETSSGFCERLKWRKWILVETRELAPAFRHVRLLLARDKAHPDGDREEGYDLLLPLDREGFLDPHEWKKSQESCRVRHFQKGETVGIGRLRRKPGGQWYFDYEEGDRDNEIGFRLGEECFRLGEYVSVGRGHKFHTYHVARVEKP
- a CDS encoding Metallo-beta-lactamase family protein, RNA-specific, with the protein product MLTMTSLGAAGTVTGSKHLLTYDGHHILIDCGLFQGLKNLRELNWEKLPVQPDTIEAVILTHAHLDHSGYLPRLVRDGFRGRIYATESTRDVAELILMDSAFLQEKDAEFLNRHHLSKHTPALPLYGVHDARRALEHVAAVPFDKTIALPSSLTLRFRHAGHILGAAHAEIHWGGRSLVFSGDIGRYDDALFPDPVSGGEPDYIVIESTYGDRVHPAEDPAEALGAIAERTVERGGTLVIPAFAVGRAQQLLYYFWRLKLAGRLASIPIFLDSPMAIDATEMMCRHPRDHKLDHATCREAFGIAQYTNDVEASKAITASRYPKIVIAASGMATGGRVLHHLKTFGPDPRCTILLSGFQSPGTRGRTLQQGAKDLKIHGDWVPINAEVAQLDMLSAHADSNELMRWLSCFKRAPRRVFIVHGESEASEALRVRIERELGWAGVVPRQDQEFHL